Proteins encoded in a region of the Sphingopyxis sp. OAS728 genome:
- a CDS encoding serine hydrolase domain-containing protein: MIDRAFEPVTAALDAGRIPGAALGVVSADGRRDVRFAGNAALVPEREALTREHWFDLASLSKVIATTVMILKLAEEGRLDLDRPLTDAIPDLRQYDVAGAAERKLTFRDCLMHRSFLPAVEPIYTYGDDPARLRAFVLQREWRHGPPVYSDINFILLGIAIERLTGAPLSDWPLGAELTYGPPPGPAVATENCSWRGRVMKGEVHDENAYALGGAPGHAGLFGTVDGVLGFARALMAGEILSPAMMTEIRTANERHRTCGWERAFAGWHGGDACSADTIGHTGFTGTGLWIDFERGLAWTLLTNRVHPTRHTDSGIATLRPAVGERVISAWDERT; encoded by the coding sequence ATGATCGACCGAGCCTTTGAGCCGGTGACAGCAGCGCTCGACGCCGGGCGTATTCCCGGGGCGGCGCTGGGCGTTGTGTCGGCCGACGGTCGCCGCGACGTGCGCTTCGCCGGAAACGCCGCGCTCGTCCCCGAACGCGAGGCGCTGACCCGCGAGCACTGGTTCGACCTCGCCTCGCTCAGCAAGGTGATCGCGACGACGGTGATGATTCTGAAACTCGCGGAAGAAGGACGCCTCGACCTCGACCGGCCGCTGACCGACGCGATCCCCGACCTGCGCCAATATGACGTCGCGGGCGCCGCCGAACGCAAACTGACCTTTCGCGACTGCCTGATGCACCGCAGCTTCCTGCCCGCGGTCGAACCGATCTATACCTATGGCGACGATCCGGCGCGGCTGCGCGCTTTCGTCCTGCAACGCGAATGGCGCCACGGCCCGCCCGTCTATTCGGACATCAATTTCATCCTGCTCGGCATCGCGATCGAGCGCCTCACCGGCGCGCCGCTGTCCGACTGGCCGCTCGGCGCGGAGCTCACCTATGGCCCACCACCCGGCCCAGCGGTCGCCACCGAAAACTGTAGCTGGCGCGGACGCGTGATGAAGGGCGAGGTGCATGACGAAAACGCCTATGCGCTCGGCGGCGCGCCGGGGCATGCGGGGCTGTTCGGCACCGTCGACGGCGTGCTCGGCTTCGCGCGCGCGCTGATGGCGGGCGAAATCCTGTCGCCGGCGATGATGACCGAAATCCGCACCGCGAACGAACGTCACCGCACGTGCGGATGGGAACGCGCCTTTGCCGGATGGCATGGCGGCGACGCCTGTTCGGCTGACACGATCGGGCACACGGGCTTCACCGGCACCGGGCTCTGGATCGATTTCGAGCGCGGTCTTGCCTGGACCTTGCTCACCAACCGGGTCCATCCGACCCGCCATACCGACAGCGGCATCGCGACGCTGCGCCCCGCCGTGGGCGAGCGGGTCATTTCAGCCTGGGACGAACGGACATAA